In Brachypodium distachyon strain Bd21 chromosome 2, Brachypodium_distachyon_v3.0, whole genome shotgun sequence, one genomic interval encodes:
- the LOC100832024 gene encoding zinc finger CCCH domain-containing protein 11 produces MPPKKAPAASKADVAKKQKVLEDKTFGLKNKNKSKNVQKYVQSLQQSGQPKPDPTKTAAKKKKEEEKAREKELSDLFKVAVSQPKVPVGVDPKSILCEFFKAGQCQKGFKCKFSHDLNVQRKGEKIDIYSDKRDGEDTMDDWDQETLEKVIASKGAEYQQNKPTDIVCKHFLDAVEKKQYGWFWVCPNGGKDCHYRHALPPGYVLKSQMKALLEEERQKVAIEDEIEDQRKKVQTTTPMTTELFMEWKRKKAEEKEAGLAALRADRAKNDRMSGRELFMADASVFVDDAEAYEVYERREESQASQEQGKKTQDEGPSSSTSNGKEAEEDPDDEDIDDDDDLDMDELNELEASLSRTSIQIREPGEGTSS; encoded by the exons ATGCCGCCGAAGAAGGCCCCGGCCGCGTCGAAGGCGGACGTggcgaagaagcagaaggtCCTGGAGGACAAGACGTTCGGGCtaaagaacaagaacaagagcaAGAACGTCCAGAAGTATGTCCAGTCCCTGCAACAGTCCGGCCAACCCAAGCCTGACCCAACCAAGACTGCCGCCAAG aagaagaaggaggaggagaaggcgcgCGAGAAGGAGCTCAGCGATCTATTCAAGGTCGCCGTCAGCCAACCCAAGGTCCCAGTTG GTGTTGATCCCAAGTCAATACTTTGTGAGTTCTTCAAGGCTGGACAATGTCAGAAGGGTTTTAAGTGCAAGTTTTCACATGACCTGAATGTCCAGAGGAAGGGTGAGAAGATTGATATTTACAGTGACAAGCGCGATGGAG AAGATACAATGGATGACTGGGATCAGGAGACCCTTGAGAAGGTTATCGCGTCAAAAGGGGCAGAGTACCAGCAGAACAAGCCTACTGATATC GTTTGCAAGCACTTTCTTGATGCCGTGGAGAAGAAACAATACGGCTGGTTTTGGGTTTGTCCAAATGGTGGGAAGGACTGCCACTACAGGCATGCACTTCCGCCTGGCTATGTACTAAAGTCCCAAATGAAGGCCTTACTAGAGGAAGAGCGTCAAAAGGTCGCAATTGAAGATGAGATTGAAGATCAG CGGAAAAAGGTTCAAACCACAACCCCCATGACTACAGAATTGTTCATGgaatggaagaggaagaaggcagaagaaaaggaagctgGTCTTGCTGCCTTAAGGGCAGACAGGGCTAAGAATGACCGCATGAG TGGTCGCGAGTTGTTCATGGCCGATGCAAGTGTTTTCGTTGATGATGCTGAAGCATATGAAGTTTATGAAAGAcgtgaagagtcacaagctagtCAAGAACAG GGCAAGAAAACTCAGGATGAGGGTCCAAGTTCATCAACATCAAATGGCAAGGAGGCTGAGGAGGACCCTGATGATGAAGATAtagatgatgacgatgacctAGACATGGATGAATTAAATGAACTTGAAGCAAGCCTGTCGAGAACATCCATTCAAATTCGAGAACCAGGTGAGGGTACATCATCTTGA
- the LOC100832317 gene encoding 40S ribosomal protein S23, producing MGKTRGMGAGRKLKTHRRNQRWADKAYKKSHLGNEWKKPFAGSSHAKGIVLEKIGIEAKQPNSAIRKCARVQLVKNGKKIAAFVPNDGCLNFIEENDEVLIAGFGRKGHAVGDIPGVRFKVVKVSGVSLLALFKEKKEKPRS from the exons ATGGG TAAGACACGTGGTATGGGAGCTGGGCGCAAGCTCAAGACCCACCGCAGGAACCAGAGGTGGGCTGATAAGGCCTACAAGAAGAGCCACTTGGGTAATGAGTGGAAGAAACCCTTTGCTGGGTCATCTCACGCCAAGGGCATTGTTCTTGAGAAGAT TGGTATTGAGGCTAAGCAACCTAACTCTGCCATCCGTAAGTGTGCACGTGTGCAGCTTGTGAAGAATGGAAAGAAGATTGCTGCCTTTGTGCCTAATGATGGTTGCTTAAACTTCATTGAGGAAAAT GACGAGGTGTTGATTGCTGGTTTTGGTCGTAAGGGGCATGCCGTGGGAGATATTCCCGGTGTCCGGTTCAAGGTCGTCAAGGTATCTGGTGTGTCTCTGCTCGCTCTCttcaaggagaagaaggagaagcccAGGTCTTAG